In Bernardetia litoralis DSM 6794, the genomic window TACTTGCTCCAGCAAAAGGCACAGAAACTCGTGGACGTATCTCAGACGAAACAAAAAGAGTAGTTGCCAATGCAGAAGCAAAAGGCAAAAAACTTGCTAATGAAGCTCAAGATATTATCAATAAAAACACAGAGACAGTAAAAACTAAATTCCAAGAAGGGAAAGAGAAAGCTACTGAATTAGCAAATGATGCTAAAAAGAAAGTAAACTCTAACGTAAACTAAGAAAAATTCTTTTTTATAAAGAGTAAAAATAAAAAGCCAAAATTTATACTTTATAGTCATAAATTTTGGCTCTTTTGTGTTTAATAAAGTTTACTTTTTCTCTTAGTAAGAAAATGAATGAGTTTAATATATTGATAAAGTGTTGATATTCCTTTTTCCAAGTTTTAGAAACAATTCTTTAAATTATGGATTGATTTTGGTGGATTACAACTCAAGAAACTATCCTATCCACTACAATTATTTAACCTTATGAAAAATAAAATTTTACTCTTTTTATTTCCCTTTTTGTGTATTATTTTATCATCATTCAACTTTTATTATTCAGAATCAAATGCAATAAAAAATGAAGTATTTCTAAATTCTATACCTAGAAAAGATAGGGATTGTATTGTCGAAAATTATCAAAAAATAGAACTTTGTTTGATAGAAACATTCAGTAAAGAATGGTATGATGATTTGTGTAAACAAGACAAAGCCAGCAATCACCGTTTTTATTTTCATGTTATTACCAATTCTCAAGGCAGAATTTTGAGCATAAAAAAAGATAAACTCTTCAAAGGAATGACACAATATGAATTTGAACAGTTTGCTCTTAGCTTCAAAAGAAATTATGATGTATGTATTTTTCCTCCTAGTGGAAGCACCTTACAAGAGTTTAAAGCTAAACATGGTAATCGTTTACCATTTAGTTTTTTGTACTTTCCTAGCAAAACACGTACTTTTTTAGAAACTTGGAGATTGAATAATGGATAAATAATTAATGGTAAGTTGTAAGTGATAAATTATAAGTGCTAATGAAAAAACTTTATCATTTTTTGAAACTATGAAAGAAAATCTCATCAACCTTTTCAATCTATTAGATTCTTTTTATCTTCTTCATCAAGATACAAAACTAGCTTTAGCAGAAATTATCCAAACCAAAGAGTATAAAAATGGAGAAATTATTTTATCTCAAGGCGATACAAATAAGCATCTTTATTTTTTAGAAAAAGGACTGGTTAGAGCTTTTTATTATAAAGACGAAAAAGAACTAACTTCTTGGATTTTTCCAGAAAATACACTTTTTATTTCTGTGTATAGTTTTCTTACCCAAACCCCAAGTTTTGAAACTATTGAAGCGATAGAAGATTGTAAAATCCATTTTATTTCATATTCTAAATTGCAAGAATTATATAATTTGCACCTTGATTTGAATGTAGTAGGCAGAAAACTGACCGAAATGTATTATATCCAAATGGCAGAACGAGCAACAAATTTAAGAATGATTGATTCTAAAACTCGGTATGAAAATTTTATAAAAAATTACCCCAATCTTATCAACCGAACTCCTCTCGGTTATGTTGCTTCCTATTTGGGAATGAGCCAAGAGACATTAAGTAGAATCAGGAGGTCGTAACAACAAGACAGCGTATGAGCGACAAACTAAAAAATCCTTTTTTGATATATGTCAAATGGATTGAAGTCTGAATGTCCTAATTTTGAAGAAATTAAGAATTAATTATTCATCAAACTTCTTTGCACTTATGACACTACTAATCATTTTCTCCATTTTTATTTTTTGTTTTATTCTTGAAAGACTCACTCCAGGGTGGAAACTTCCAAAAATTCCAACTTGGACATTTAGAGTTTTGGCTGTAAATTTTGTACAGCTTTTTATTGTTATTTTGGCTGGCTATACGTGGGAAAAATGGCTTTCTTCAGCTTCTGTTTTTTCTCTTTCTGCTCATGTTCCTTCTTGGCTTGGAGGAATTATTGCTTACGTAATTGCAACTTTTATTTTTTATTGGTGGCATCGTTGGAGGCACGAATATGATTTTTTATGGCTTCATTTTCATCAAATCCATCACAGTCCTCAACGCTTAGAAGTCATTACTTCTTTCTACAAACACCCTTTAGAAATGACCATCAATTCAATAATTGGAAGTCTTTTAGTCTTTACTTTTTTAGGTTTGAGTGTAGAAGCAGGTGCATTTTATACACTCTGCACAGCTTTAGGAGAGTTTTTTTATCATACAAATATCAAAACACCTCAATGGATAGGTTATATTTTTCAGCGTCCAGAAATGCACCGTATTCATCACGAATACCAAAAACACAAATATAATTATGGAGATATAGTTTGGTGGGATATGCTTTTCGGAACATATCAAAACCCAAAACATTGGGAAGAAACCTGTGGATTTGAAACTGAAAGAGAAGAAAATCTAAAAGATATGCTACTTTTTAAAGATGTGCATAAGAGGGAATTAACTTCTCCAGTTATTAAAATTGATGATAACACAAATCAGTAATATAAAATCAAATTTTACATTCAATAAATTCTCAAAACTATGAATAGTAAGAGCAATGATTTTATGTATCTAGTTAGAGTGGTATTATATCTAATTATACTAATACTTCTTCCTGATCAGTTGATAATATTTTTTCAAGAACCTAGAGCTATCCTCCCACTTTATGAAGAAGTAGCTAGAGAAACAAACTCACTTATAGGTACTTGTGAACTATCAAGAATTGAGTTACTAAGTAATCATACTATACCAAAAGAACTTGACATAACAAATCAAAAGTTTTACTTGGTAAGTAATTTTATAAAGGAAAGAACATTTCTATTTTTCTATAGGTACAAAAAACTAGACAATAGGTATATCCTTTACAGAGAATTATTAGACTCAGACAGCTTATTGATGATGGATTATATCAGGGAAAAAACTCCGTCAATAAAATACGTCAGAGATAGCAAAAATACTAGAAAGTTTACACCTTTTGTACCAAGTCATTTGGTTGAAGTAAGTGATATTAGTATTGAAGATTCAATAAAATTAGATATAGTTGAGCGTTATTGGAAAGGAGATGCAGTAAAATTAATAGGCAAAATAACTTTAGTCTGTAACTGTGAAGTTGAAAAACGATGAACATTCAATTTCTCCTCCAATTATCACAAATAATAGCCGTAGCAATGGCAGCATTCAAAGATTCTGCACTTTCTTGTTCTTTTGCAAAACTAGGAATAGTAACTTTATTCATAATTTCTTTTCCTAGTTTTTCTGATATTCCGTGTGATTCACTTCCGATAACTAAAATTCCTGTTTTTGGAAATTTGGTTTGATGTACATTTTTTCCGTCTAAAAATGCACCAAAAGTATTTCCTTCTGCTAGTTTCAAAAATTCAAATTCATTTCCATAATGTACATTCACACGCAGAAAAGAACCCATTGTAGAAGAAAGCGTTTTTGAATTGTACAAATCAACAGTTTGTTCGGAGCAAAAAATATCTTCTATTCCATACCAATCTGCAATCCTTATAATTGTTCCCAAATTTCCAGGGTCATTGATATTTTCTAAAAGTAAAGCTAAATTTTCTAGCTTTTTGGGAACTTCTAAAGTAGGAATTTCTACCACAGCAATCGCAGCATTATTTGATTTTAAAGAACCTGCTTCACTAAGTTGCTTTGAAGTAGATAAAATGATTTCAACTTCTTCATTTACTTTGCTATTCAAAATATTTTGATTATCTAAAAAATTTTGTGTTGCAAAAAGTTGTTTTATTTTATACTCCGAATTTGTAGCTTGAAATGTTTCGGTTACAATTTTTTTACCTTCTATTAAAAAAGAATTTGTATTTTTTCTTTCTTTTTTTTGTTGAAGAGAACGTAAAAATTTTCTTTGTGTGTTTGTCATTTTTTACTAATCTGAATAAAATCTTTTTTCTAAAATAATCTGTTCCTACCTTATTTTTAGCTATTCAACAGACTAGAAAATCTGTTATACTATTTTTATTAAATAGGAATATAAAGAATTTTTTTAGTTTCAAAGAATTCTTCTTCAAACATATCACTTAGATTATATAAACGGTAGAAATGTTTAAAATTAGCTAACTCTTCTTTCAAATCTCCTCCTTTTAAAGCCAAAATTCCGTGCTTAAATTCTCCTTCTTCCATTAATGAAGGTTTATTTTTTCGAAGGGCTGGTTTTATCCAATGATACAGTTTTGAAGTTTGGGCAACAGCACGAGTAACAGCAAAATCATAATTATTTTTCTTTGCTTTTTCTACTCTCATTTGCTCTGCAACTACATTATCCAAACCAATTTCTTTAGCTACTTCTGTAACTACTTTAATTTTTTTTCCGATAGAATCTACCAAATGAAATTGTGTTTCTGGAAACAAAATAGCCAATGGAATACCTGGAAAACCTCCACCAGTTCCGATGTCAATAATATTATCATTTGGCTCAAACTCTACAATTTTGCCTATACTCAATGAATGTAAAATATGTCTTTCGTAAAGATTTTCTACATCTTTCCTAGAAATAACGTTTATTTTGTCGTTCCATTCAGCATATAAATTTTGAAGTGCTGAAAATTGCTCTATCTGCTTTTCAGTAAGATTGGGAAAATAATGCTTAATAATTTCCATTAAAATAAGATTGATTTTTGAAGTATATTTTATAAAAGTGATATTGTTCTATTCCTGTCAGATAGTTTCCTTTCCTAACTGTACTGACACTTCTGAATGGTTTCCTCAACAAAGTTAAAGTATCCAACAGTAAATAAGTATTTTAAAAAAACTGGTAACTGCTATTCGTTTTCTTCTACTCTTTTTTGATACTCTTGATAATGCTCTGTTGTTTTGTATTCTTCTCTCAAAATTCCTTTGGTTACATACATATTCCAAACTCCTTTTTGTTTTACTCTTGCTTTTTCTTGTAATTTTTCAAACTCTTTTTCAAATTTTATATCAAAAGCATGATTTCTTATCCAACCATAGCCTTCTTTCAAAAGTGTAGCATTCAAACATTCTCCAGAAGGTAAATATACATAAGCTAAATATTTATCAAATTTATCAAATAATTGTTCGTCAAAAACTAAAGTTATATTTTTATTTTTGGTTAGTCTTTCTGTTACATACGCCAATGATTCTTTTCCAAAAGGAGCTTCATCAATATAAAGTGAGGCACGACTTTCAGGTGTATCTACTCCAATCAAGCGAACCGTCCAAGTTGTTTCATTTTTTGCATTTACAGACAACGATTTTGAGTTTTTATTTTGCAGGTTTTTATCTTTAGGAATTTCTACTATAATCGTATCTCCTTCCAAAACTTCTACAATGGTTGTTTTAACAGCTTTATCTGAAAAATTGGTCATCAAAAAAAGCATAATCTGTTTTTGTAATACAAACAAAATAATAACTACAACAAGTAATGCAGCTAAAATTCCTCCATACAACACATAGTTTATTGATTCTTCCATTTTAATAGTAATGAGTAAAAGCAGATAAAACAAAACAGATTTAGACAATTTTGTCAAAAATACACATTTCATTACAGATTAAGCAATGATTTTAAATTAAATTCATAAAATCCTATTCTTTTATTGACTCATTTTCGTTTTCTGCATTTGTTTCAGCAATAAAATAAAGTGGTCTTTGTTTTACATCTGTATTAATCCGACTAATATATTCTCCAATAATTCCTAAACTGACAAGCTGCACGCCCCCCAAAAACATAATACTCACCATAATAGACGACCAGCCACTAGCATAGCCTTCAACAATAAAATATTTGGCAATAAAAGAATAAATTATCATCAAAAATGCAATCGCAGAAACCACAAAACCTGAAATGGTAACAAATTTTATCGGAACATTTGAAAAAGCAGTAATTCCATTTAGTGCTAGATTTATCATTTTTTTGTAAGAATATCCTGTAACTCCAGCATTCCTTTCAGCTCTATCATATTCTACATAAGTTTGATTAAAGCCAATCCAAGCAATTTGTCCACGCAAAAATTTATGATTTTCTTTCATTTGACAAAGTCCATCTACTACTCTTCTGTCTATAATTCTAAAATCTCCAGTATCGACAGGAATAGGAAACGATGTAATTTTGGAAAGTAGCCTATAAAACATTTTTGCTGTCCATTTTTTCATATATCCTTCTCCTGCTCTAGCTCTTCTTTTTGCATAAACGACTTGATACCCTTCTTTTAATTTTTTCCACATTGGCTCAATAAGCTCTGGTGGGTCTTGCAAATCTGCATCAATAATTACAACATCTTCTCCTTTGCAATAATCCAAACCTGCCGAAACAGCAATTTGATGCCCAAAATTGCGACTCAAATCAATAAATTTTACGTGTTTGTCTATCAAAGAAAGTTCTTTTACCAATTCTAATGAATTATCTTTACTTCCATCATTAATAAAAATAAGTTCATAGGTTTTTGCTAAATTAGAAACCACTTTTGTAAGCCTTTCATGAAGCAAATGAATATTCATAGATTCGTTATAGATAGGAATAATGACAGAAAGCTCAATCATAATAAATTGATAATGAAAATAAAAAGTTGATAATGAAAATAGAAATGCAAAAATACGGATTGTTTTCTGACAAACATAGATGTTTTGTAAAAGTTGATTAAATGGGTTGTTTTATTTTATTAAGTAGTTAGATAAAATTAATTATATCTATTTTCTATTTTAATTTGGCCTGTACCATAGGTATGACCAAATTAAAATAAGCATTTGAGCAGTTCTAAAGGTTTATTTTGCCCAAGTCAGACCTATAAGGTACAGACTTGAACAAAATACAAGTTGTAACGATAATTTTGTACAACTACTTATTGACCTGTAAATCTAAGATTTGCCGAAATGATAGGTCATAATCATCGCTTTGCTAAAGACAACGCCCAACAATTGTTTTTTTTTATTTTTTAGTCTTGGAAGACTCATCCGAATAGGGTTATAATAGGTTTTATATTTGGAGGTTTAGTTATATGAATAGCCATACTCATAACTGAACTAAAACCAATTCCATCTTCACGTAACTCATCCTTTACATACTTAATTAAATCGTGACTTCTAAATTCCCCAAAATGATTTTCAATACTTTCAACATACTTTGGAAAAAGATTTTGACTATATTCATGGCTATTTGCAAGTCTAAAAACAATGCTTAATAATTCTACACGTTTATCTACTTTCGGTTCTTTTAATATTGTTTCTTTTTTTCGCTTGGACACAAGCACTTACAGTGATTAACATCAAAAATACTCCTATTATTTGTTTCATTTAATATATCTGTTTTTGATTATTTCTATGACTTCTTAAATTCTATAAACTAAGCCTATTGCTCACAAATACCCTCACTTACTTCCTAGCAAGTGAGCAATATATATTCGGCTTGTAGCCGTGTATTTATATTTCTAAACTAGCACAAATCTAAGATTTTAAAGTCAAAATCAAAAAAAATGTACAATTTAGAAATAGCAAATATAAAAACCACGGCTACAAGCCAAATACATTATAAATTACTTATTATAAAACGAGCGATGGCAATCTTTAATTAAAAATTCTAAAACATAACCATTTTATAAAAGTTGTTTGTATTAAACAAAAGACTATTTCATTTTTTGTTCGTAAATTTGTGAAATATTTAAAATTCACTACTGTACAGGAAAAGACAATCTGTTTTCCCTAAAAAAAATAAATTCATTTTACTTCTAACTTTATTTAATATGGCTGTTATAGATATTGATGACTCAAATGTAAAAGAAAATTTGAACCAAAATGAAAAAGTAATTGTAAAATATTATGCTTCTTGGTGTGGTTCATGCCGACTTATCAAACCAAAATACAAGCGTCTTTCTAATAATGAGCGTTTCGAAGGAATTACTTTTTTAGATACTGATGCAGAACACAATCCAGAAGCTAGAAAATTGGCAGGAGTTCAGAGTCTTCCTTATTTTGCTATCTTCAAAAATGGCGAGTTGGTAGAAGGGCTTTCAACAAGCAAAGAAGAAAGTATTGTTGAACTTTTAGAGAAATTATAATATTGCTTTCTTGTTCAAGCATTCTGCTTGAACACTCTTTTTTAGCAAGCATATGCTTGCAAATATTTAGGTACAAGATAAAATCTTGCACTAGAAAAAATTATAATATAATTAAAAATGAAATTATCAGTTATAAAAGAGTTGGTAGAAAATTACTCTTTAGAACAACTCAAAAAATCTGAAGCTGCAATGGAAGAAGGCGAAACACCTACTTTTGAAATAAAAGGCGAAGATGAAGGCGAACAATTTACACACATTATTGCAGCCGTTTGGATAAAAGAAAAAATGGCAACAGATGGCATTGATGCTCGTTCTGCAATGCGTGAATATACGCAGAAGGTTAGAAATTCAATTTCTTAAGTTTCTTCTAGTGCAAGATTTTATCTTGTACTGTTTTTTTCGCAAGCATATGCTTGCAAATCAGTAGGTACAAGGTAGAACCTTGCACCATAAAATAAATGTTTTTAACGGACTTTGAATCCGTTTCAAAAAAACAAAACTATGAATATAAATACAAAAAATCCAGAAAACCCTAATTCTAAAGGAAGAGTTTTGGTCGCCATGAGTGGTGGAATTGATAGTTCGCTTGCAGCTGTTATGTTGCACGAACAAGGGTATGAAGTCATCGGAATGACAATGAAAACGTGGGATTATGCTGCTTCTGGTGGCAATATGAAAAAAGAAACAGGCTGTTGTAGCTTGGATTCTATCAATGATGCCCGTTCTATCTCAGTTGATTTGGGTTTTCCTCATTATATTTTGGACATTCGTTCCGAATTTGGCGATTATGTCATTGATTATTTTACAGAAGAATATATGGAAGGCAGAACGCCAAATCCGTGTGTACTTTGTAATACACATATCAAATGGGACGCACTTTTGAGACGTGCTGATAATTTGGGTTGTCAGTATATTGCAACTGGTCATTATGCCAATATTAGAGAAGAAGAAGGACGTTTTGTAGTTTCGAAAGGTGTCGATACCAAAAAAGACCAATCCTATGTTTTATGGGGTGTTTCACAAGAAAGTTTGAGTAGAACGATGCTTCCTTTAGGCAATCTTACAAAAGACCAAATCCGTCAAATGGCATTGGATAGAGGTTTTGACGAGCTTGTCAAAAAATCTGAATCGTATGAAATTTGTTTTATTCCTGATAATGATTACCGTAGTTTCTTGAAAAGAAGAGTTCCAGATATGGATGAAAAAGTAGGAAAAGGAAATTTTATAATGACAACTGGCGAAGTAGTTGGACAACATGAAGGTTATCCATTTTACACTATCGGACAGCGAAAAGGATTGGGAATTGCTCTTGGACAACCTGCTTATGTTGTTGAGATTAAAAAAGATACCAATGAGGTTATTTTGGGTTACAAAGATGATTTGTATAGAGATGGAATGATTGTCAAAAAATTGAATCTTCAAAAACTTGCAAGTATTGAAGGTGATGTACTGACTACGACAAAAGTACGTGTACACCACGCTGGCGCACCAGCTACCATCACACAAAGCGAAGATGGACAAGAACTAACTGTTCTTTTTCACGAGCCTGTCGATGCCATAGCCCCTGGGCAATCTGCCGTTTTTTATGATGGCGATGACCTCATTGGTGGAGGTTGGATAGTTTCTTCCTTCCAACAAATTGGAAACGAAAGAATAGAGAAAAATTTGTTTCCTACGGAGGTTTATAAGCCGAAGGTGGTTTAAGATTTTAAATCATTACTCTTACTGAACAGTTTGTTTTTAGCAAACTGTTCAGTATTTTTTTAATAATTATGTCAGTAATAAGTACACTTCATTCTGTTAATTCTAAAATCATTGAGCCTATATTAAACTCCCCTGAGTTATATCATTATTTAGAAAAAAAATCTACTTTAATTGAAAAGGATGGTAAATTTTATTCAGAAAATAAATTTGATACAAATGATTCTTGGGATGTGACTTATAAATTGCTCAATAATTATTTTTTGATAGATTCTGAAAAACTAAAATCTAATAGTTATCTTCAACATAAAGAAGTAGAGAGAATTTGGATAATCTTAGAAAAAATTGAATTAAGTGATATAGAAAAAATGTTAGTTAATCATAAAATAATTAAGAAATTTGAAGAATCAGAAGGATATAGAATGTATAGAATTTTAGTACCAAAGAGTGTTTTAGATGATTTTATTGGAATAAAGAATCTATTTGAAAAGGCTTTCATTCAAGGTAATAGTATTTATATCGAAACAGAATAAATCAAAAAAAATTATGGATTCAGATTACGAAGAAAAGCTAGTTAATATAGAAAATAATGTTCAAGATGAAACCTCTTTAGCTTGGAAAAAATTATGTGAGTATGTTGAAAAGATA contains:
- a CDS encoding DUF6952 family protein, with the protein product MKLSVIKELVENYSLEQLKKSEAAMEEGETPTFEIKGEDEGEQFTHIIAAVWIKEKMATDGIDARSAMREYTQKVRNSIS
- the mnmA gene encoding tRNA 2-thiouridine(34) synthase MnmA — its product is MNINTKNPENPNSKGRVLVAMSGGIDSSLAAVMLHEQGYEVIGMTMKTWDYAASGGNMKKETGCCSLDSINDARSISVDLGFPHYILDIRSEFGDYVIDYFTEEYMEGRTPNPCVLCNTHIKWDALLRRADNLGCQYIATGHYANIREEEGRFVVSKGVDTKKDQSYVLWGVSQESLSRTMLPLGNLTKDQIRQMALDRGFDELVKKSESYEICFIPDNDYRSFLKRRVPDMDEKVGKGNFIMTTGEVVGQHEGYPFYTIGQRKGLGIALGQPAYVVEIKKDTNEVILGYKDDLYRDGMIVKKLNLQKLASIEGDVLTTTKVRVHHAGAPATITQSEDGQELTVLFHEPVDAIAPGQSAVFYDGDDLIGGGWIVSSFQQIGNERIEKNLFPTEVYKPKVV
- a CDS encoding thioredoxin family protein codes for the protein MAVIDIDDSNVKENLNQNEKVIVKYYASWCGSCRLIKPKYKRLSNNERFEGITFLDTDAEHNPEARKLAGVQSLPYFAIFKNGELVEGLSTSKEESIVELLEKL
- a CDS encoding thermonuclease family protein, translating into MEESINYVLYGGILAALLVVVIILFVLQKQIMLFLMTNFSDKAVKTTIVEVLEGDTIIVEIPKDKNLQNKNSKSLSVNAKNETTWTVRLIGVDTPESRASLYIDEAPFGKESLAYVTERLTKNKNITLVFDEQLFDKFDKYLAYVYLPSGECLNATLLKEGYGWIRNHAFDIKFEKEFEKLQEKARVKQKGVWNMYVTKGILREEYKTTEHYQEYQKRVEENE
- a CDS encoding sterol desaturase family protein is translated as MTLLIIFSIFIFCFILERLTPGWKLPKIPTWTFRVLAVNFVQLFIVILAGYTWEKWLSSASVFSLSAHVPSWLGGIIAYVIATFIFYWWHRWRHEYDFLWLHFHQIHHSPQRLEVITSFYKHPLEMTINSIIGSLLVFTFLGLSVEAGAFYTLCTALGEFFYHTNIKTPQWIGYIFQRPEMHRIHHEYQKHKYNYGDIVWWDMLFGTYQNPKHWEETCGFETEREENLKDMLLFKDVHKRELTSPVIKIDDNTNQ
- a CDS encoding DUF4932 domain-containing protein, with protein sequence MSKRKKETILKEPKVDKRVELLSIVFRLANSHEYSQNLFPKYVESIENHFGEFRSHDLIKYVKDELREDGIGFSSVMSMAIHITKPPNIKPIITLFG
- a CDS encoding Crp/Fnr family transcriptional regulator translates to MKENLINLFNLLDSFYLLHQDTKLALAEIIQTKEYKNGEIILSQGDTNKHLYFLEKGLVRAFYYKDEKELTSWIFPENTLFISVYSFLTQTPSFETIEAIEDCKIHFISYSKLQELYNLHLDLNVVGRKLTEMYYIQMAERATNLRMIDSKTRYENFIKNYPNLINRTPLGYVASYLGMSQETLSRIRRS
- the rsmG gene encoding 16S rRNA (guanine(527)-N(7))-methyltransferase RsmG, encoding MEIIKHYFPNLTEKQIEQFSALQNLYAEWNDKINVISRKDVENLYERHILHSLSIGKIVEFEPNDNIIDIGTGGGFPGIPLAILFPETQFHLVDSIGKKIKVVTEVAKEIGLDNVVAEQMRVEKAKKNNYDFAVTRAVAQTSKLYHWIKPALRKNKPSLMEEGEFKHGILALKGGDLKEELANFKHFYRLYNLSDMFEEEFFETKKILYIPI
- a CDS encoding glycosyltransferase family 2 protein; translated protein: MIELSVIIPIYNESMNIHLLHERLTKVVSNLAKTYELIFINDGSKDNSLELVKELSLIDKHVKFIDLSRNFGHQIAVSAGLDYCKGEDVVIIDADLQDPPELIEPMWKKLKEGYQVVYAKRRARAGEGYMKKWTAKMFYRLLSKITSFPIPVDTGDFRIIDRRVVDGLCQMKENHKFLRGQIAWIGFNQTYVEYDRAERNAGVTGYSYKKMINLALNGITAFSNVPIKFVTISGFVVSAIAFLMIIYSFIAKYFIVEGYASGWSSIMVSIMFLGGVQLVSLGIIGEYISRINTDVKQRPLYFIAETNAENENESIKE
- a CDS encoding RNA methyltransferase is translated as MTNTQRKFLRSLQQKKERKNTNSFLIEGKKIVTETFQATNSEYKIKQLFATQNFLDNQNILNSKVNEEVEIILSTSKQLSEAGSLKSNNAAIAVVEIPTLEVPKKLENLALLLENINDPGNLGTIIRIADWYGIEDIFCSEQTVDLYNSKTLSSTMGSFLRVNVHYGNEFEFLKLAEGNTFGAFLDGKNVHQTKFPKTGILVIGSESHGISEKLGKEIMNKVTIPSFAKEQESAESLNAAIATAIICDNWRRN